From a single Apium graveolens cultivar Ventura chromosome 2, ASM990537v1, whole genome shotgun sequence genomic region:
- the LOC141696495 gene encoding uncharacterized protein LOC141696495: MVPVEVGAGSFRRDNYDSETNEVNHRLYLDMIEETREDAQIRIIAYQQRIARHYNSKVRAQTFKVGDLVMRRVMPNTKVVGHGVFGANWEGPYKIKSVLWEGTYHLNDMQDKLIPRAWKVEHLRKCELINWARCEGVMLAIRGQGYDNFWSIEA; the protein is encoded by the exons ATGGTGCCCGTTGAAGTGGGGGCAGGATCTTTCCGGAGGGACAACTATGACTCAGAGACAAACGAGGTCAATCATCGGCTCTATTTGGACATGATCGAAGAAACTCGAGAAGATGCTCAGATCAGGATAATAGCATATCAGCAGAGGATAGCTAGGCATTACAACAGTAAGGTTCGAGCCCAAACTTtcaaggtgggagatttggttATGCGCCGGGTCATGCCAAACACCAAGGTGGTGGGTCACGGAGTCTTTGGAGCGAATTGGGAAGGCCCTTACAAGATAAAGTCGGTGCTCTGGGAAGGAACCTATcacctcaatgatatgcaagACAAGTTGATCCCGAGAGCCTGGAAAGTGGAACACCTCcgcaa GTGCGAGCTGATTAACTGGGCTCGCTGTGAAGGTGTAATGCTCGCCATACGCGGCCAGGGTTATGATAACTTTTGGTCAATAGAGGCATGA